GCCTCGGCCGCGAGCTGGCGCGGGGCTCCGCAGAGACGGGCGTGCCCCTCGCCACACTCGTGCAGATGTCCGACGCGCTCGTTCGGGAAGCCGGGACGGGCGGCGGGATGGCCCCGGACGACTACCTTGCGGCCGCCGATCGGCTGGCCGCGATGGCGACGCAACTGCGCGAGATCGCCGCCGCGGGGGCGCGTGTCGCGCGCCTCGAGTCGCCCCTGGAGCGCGAGGCGCCCGTGCCGCACGGGGGCGGGGCCACGATCCTCCTCGCCGACGATCTCGATCTCAATCGCAAGCTCATCTCGGACATGCTGACGGTCGAGGGCCATCAGGTGGACTGCGTCGCCGACGGCGCCGCCGCCGTCGCGGCGGTCAAGGCGAAGGCCTACGATCTCGTGCTGATGGACATGATCATGCCGGTCATGGACGGGATCACGGCGACGCGGGCCATCCGCGCGCTTCCCACCCCCAGCTGTAACGTCCCGATCGTCGCCCTGACGGCCAACACCTACCGTGAGGAGCTCGCGAGCTGCCTCGAGGCGGGCATGGACGCGACGCTGACGAAGCCGATGACCTTCGAGATGCTGACCAGCGTCGTGGCGGACTGGAGCCGGAACAGCACCGCGGCGGCGTGAGCCGCCGGCGCTCTTACGATGCCGCGCAAGTCGCAGAAAAGAAAAAGGGCCGCCGAAGCGACCCTTTCGTCTCGATGATTTCAGAAGATTACATCTTCTTCATCATCATCTTCTTGTGCATCATCATATGGTGATGATGGTGGTGGTGATGCGTCATCGGCATGGACGCCGGCTCGGCAGCGGCCATGGCGCCGGGAGCGAGCATCGGCTGTAGGATCGGCTGGGTCACGCCGTTCACGACCATCATCGACTCGCGCATGCCCGGGATGATCGTCTCACCCGGCAGGTTGGTCGGCGCGCCCATGTTCATCGGGGTGGCCGGGAAGTCCATGGCATTGGCGGAAACCGAGACGGTCAGCGCGGCGCCGGCGATAGCTGCGGCAGTCGCAATCTTGCGGATCATTAAGTCCTCCTCCTGGTGTTGCCCTGCACGACAATCACAGACTCATTGCTTAGCCCGGATCGCCTTGGTTCAGACACAAAAATCGCCAGATCGGCATCCGGTTGCAAAATTCCCTTGGCAAATGCGTCAGAAATGCAACTCAAATTCTACGCCGTGCGATCCGTCCTCACCCAAGCAAACGACGTTTCGGCCTTTTCGGCCTGCGCGAAAAGGTCGCTACGATCTCGAGATGCGGCGAGTAGCGGAACTGGTCGACTGGAACGATCCGGCCGACCTCGAACCCGCCGGCGATGAGGATCGCCGCGTCGCGCGCTAAGCTGTCGACGTCGCAGGCGATCGAGACCACCCGCGTGATCGATGAGGCGACGAGCGCGTGGGCCTGCGCTTCGGCCCCGGCGCGCGCGGGTCCATGACGACGGCGTCGTGCCTGTCCAACGCATCGCCGGCGAGCGGGCGCTTGAACAGGTCGCGCGCCTCGATCGAGATGCGCCGCAGCCCAACCGTCTCCCGCGCTGCCCGCTCGAGTGCGGGCAGCCACGGGCCGTCGAGATCGATCGCCGTCACCTCGGCCGCTCCGCCCAGGCGCAGCGCGAACGTGCCGACGCCACAGAAGAGATCCGCGACGCGGCGCGCCCCCGCCACGGCATCGAGGACGTAGGCGGCGAGCGTCTCCTCGCCGGCGGTGGTGGCCTGAAGAAAGGCGCCCGACGGGAGCGCGACGCGCGCCGGTCCGAATGTGATCACCGGCTTCCGGTTCTCGATGACGATGACGCCGTGATTGGCGAGCCGCGCGAGGTCATGGGCCAGAACCACCTCGGCGAGCCGGCCGCGAGCGCGCTCGTCGAGCGGACCGTGGCCGCGCAGGTCGACGTCGATGCCGGCCTGTGTCGCCGTTGCGACGATGTCGAGCGGCTTGCGCGCGGGCGCCAGCGACGCAGCGATCGCCCGGGCGGCCGGCAGCGCGCCGGCGAGCCGCGGGTCGAGGATCGGGCAGGCCTCGATGGCCACGATGTCGTGCGAGCGTGCCCGCATGAAGCCGACGCGAGTCGTGCCGTCGGGCTCGGTGCGGGCGTGGAACGTGGCCCGCCGTCGCCCTGCCCCGTGCGCGTCGACGAGCGGCGCGACGTCCGCCTCGACCCCTGCCCGCGCCAACGCGGCGACGAGAAGCCCGCGTTTCCAGTCCGCGTAGCGCGGCAGCGCGAGCTCCTGCACCGCGCAGCCCCCGCAGGTCCCGAAGTGCGGACAGATCGGCACGATGCGGTCGGGGCTCGCCTCAACGAGGCCGACCAGGGTGCCGCGCTCGCCGGCGACGTCCGCCG
This Beijerinckiaceae bacterium RH AL1 DNA region includes the following protein-coding sequences:
- a CDS encoding protein of unknown function (ID:RHAL1_01946;~source:Prodigal:2.6); translation: MTVQAKRALDAYFDQSQLDAVGRSTRFARRALRARSAFFWSPSCQPAGLIGHVGETSEIDAGALASSFAMQAVAATGPVAFDTSCALGGVAVRVTDGAQGVLFVADPAPRAFDADDLALIDDVGASLGRELARGSAETGVPLATLVQMSDALVREAGTGGGMAPDDYLAAADRLAAMATQLREIAAAGARVARLESPLEREAPVPHGGGATILLADDLDLNRKLISDMLTVEGHQVDCVADGAAAVAAVKAKAYDLVLMDMIMPVMDGITATRAIRALPTPSCNVPIVALTANTYREELASCLEAGMDATLTKPMTFEMLTSVVADWSRNSTAAA
- a CDS encoding exported protein of unknown function (ID:RHAL1_01947;~source:Prodigal:2.6) — its product is MIRKIATAAAIAGAALTVSVSANAMDFPATPMNMGAPTNLPGETIIPGMRESMMVVNGVTQPILQPMLAPGAMAAAEPASMPMTHHHHHHHHMMMHKKMMMKKM
- a CDS encoding putative enzyme (source:Prodigal:2.6;~ID:RHAL1_01948) — its product is MRMGERQQAIARLSIERLGARGEGIATHDGGRIYVPYALAGETVTADVAGERGTLVGLVEASPDRIVPICPHFGTCGGCAVQELALPRYADWKRGLLVAALARAGVEADVAPLVDAHGAGRRRATFHARTEPDGTTRVGFMRARSHDIVAIEACPILDPRLAGALPAARAIAASLAPARKPLDIVATATQAGIDVDLRGHGPLDERARGRLAEVVLAHDLARLANHGVIVIENRKPVITFGPARVALPSGAFLQATTAGEETLAAYVLDAVAGARRVADLFCGVGTFALRLGGAAEVTAIDLDGPWLPALERAARETVGLRRISIEARDLFKRPLAGDALDRHDAVVMDPRAPGPKRRPTRSSPHRSRGWSRSPATSTA